One segment of Takifugu rubripes chromosome 5, fTakRub1.2, whole genome shotgun sequence DNA contains the following:
- the trir gene encoding telomerase RNA component interacting RNase: MDSKRKHVKSQASGESSGDSSCDSPTSLCSNSAATSQTPLSGGNAFANDGSFMEIFKKKMEEEQRKTEMGHKGGDGSRHGQTTMTKKPPPVTNFVGKRRGGVFLKTGVVAKKQKNITEVEPDKGDAWSKYMAEVKKYKAHQCGDDDKTRPLVK, encoded by the exons ATGGATTCAAAGCGAAAACATGTTAAATCTCAAGCAAGCGGCGAGAGCAGTGGTGACTCTAGCTGCGACAGCCCAACTTCCCTGTGTAGTAACTCTGCGGCGACAAGCCAAACCCCGTTGTCTGGAGGTAACGCTTTCGCCAACGATGGTAGCTTCATGGAGATCTtcaagaagaagatggaggaagaaCAGCGGAAAACAGAGATGGGACACAAAGGTGGAGATGGCTCCAGGCACGGACAAACAACCATGACAAAGAAACCACCTCCCGTGACGAATTTT GTAGGGAAGCGCAGAGGTGGTGTTTTCCTAAAGACTGGAGTGGTTgcgaagaagcagaaaaacatcaCAGAA GTTGAGCCAGACAAGGGTGATGCCTGGTCTAAGTATATGGCCGAGGTCAAAAAGTACAAAGCCCATCAGTGTGGTGACGACGATAAGACAAGGCCGCTGGTCAAGTAG